The following is a genomic window from Daphnia magna isolate NIES linkage group LG4, ASM2063170v1.1, whole genome shotgun sequence.
GCGGAGGGTACGGCAGTAGTCAAGCGGTCCGTCGGCCTAAGAGTGGAGGCTACAGCAACAATCACGCGTCACCTGTGAACGGAGGATATGGTGGTCATGTTGCGTCAATGAACGGAGGATATGGTGGTCATGCTTTGCCAACAAACGGAGGATATGGAGGTCATGCAGCATCGGCAGCCAAAGGTTACGGTGGCCATGGATCACAAATGAGCGGGGTATATGGAGGTCATTCTGCACTGATGAGTGGGGGTTATGGAAGTCACGCTGCTGGAAAAGGCTACGGTCGTTAAATAAGGTTAGTTCAACAATGGCAGTAGCATAATTTTGTTACCATGGCATATTTTGATTTGCGTCACTTTCGCAACCGTTGCTGTTCGAAATATTTCTTAACGATTTCATGCTCAGAAAAATATTGGCCCTTCTTTATATTCCAGGCAGGTAGAAAAAAGCTTCAATAACGTCCCAAGATCTGCAATCCGTCCACTTCAATAGAATTAACCAGTcgataaaagaagaatttccAGTCCGGAAATTGCCGTCCTTTGAtctaaataaaacaaattttcggAAAATACACgttttttattaattaaacCACGATACTCgatagctttttttttaaattctttcataattaatgaaaaccaataggggagagtgggggcaattgatacacatttttgttttttgtatttcttgaaaaaaaactgaaaaatttaatataaaaattatatagaattgtagcctattatctcagctactaaatgatattttttaatgagaaaagattaattttaatagtagtaaattgtaaaaaactgaggtcgcttcgagtgtttcaattgcatggtagcagggcaattgaaacggtttgtcgacgcaattgcaacgtgggttttcccataaggaagcttcttcatacccacataaaatgaaaatcacgatatctcagcagcctaACATGGTCTCCCTTAATGTCAAAAACAGTTTTGACTTGCTTTCcaagccaatcagagggccagaAAACGTCACGTGACCGTTGCCTGTCCAATCTGTTTTTGACGTCAAGACTGCCTATAACTTCATGGTCAGAAGtccatttttcttgtttttttctgtgctTTCATGCTTTAGCGTTCACGAGGGAGGGGCGCTTGCGTTTAACGTCGGGGGCCCCCTCCGGGGGCGACGTTAACGCAGCCCCTTCCGAGCACGGTCGAAGCGCCACAcggcgcgagacaccgtttaCCTGTATGTCGTACAAAAAGTTAAATTCATTTGAAAGCACTGAAAAAACCAGGAAAACGGCCTTAAACGGCCTTTCCGCCATGAAGCCATAAGCAGTTTTGACAGGCAACGGTCACGTGACGATTtctggccctctgattggcttgGCAAGCAAGTCAAAACTGTTTTTGACGTTAAGGGAGACCAGGCTGCCATAAGCAGTTTTGACAGGCAACGGTCACGTGACGATTtctggccctctgattggcttgGTAAGCAAGTCAAAACTGTTTTTGACGTTAAGGGAGACCAGgctgcagcagcaacaactgctagtgtgatcaaattttaccaatAGGTACAATGCAATTTAcagattttaaaatatgcttaaagtagatcgtaatttagtttaaaatatttaaataattaaattttaaaaaaaccattaagcaacatgctttttttaataaatgccaaacagcgaatacaagtattatagttgtgttaacatgatgatttacatttgtttaaatgaattacgtcaaatacttgcaaaaaaatgcaaccactcgcagacagggaatataaacaaattgtttcaattgccctgcaatagggtcgtcgttacatttaattattaaaaattatttaagaatgcagggaaaaattaaatgacattaagtTGTAGAacaatgaattgcaaatcatctgaaactaattttatcaataaagcgtaggggagagtgggggcaattgatacactttttggtttttggtatttcttgaaaaaaaaactgaaaaatttaatataaaaattatatagaattctagcctattatctcagctactaaacgatatttttttttatgagaaaagattaattataaaagttgtaaattgtaaaaaactgaggtcgcttcgagtgtttcaattgccatggtagcagggcaattgaaacggtgtgtcgacgcaattgcaacgtgggttttcccataaggaagcttcttcatacccacataaaatgaaaatcacgatatctcagcagccacaactgctagtgtgatcaaattttaccattaggtacaatgcgatttacagatttctaaaatatgcttaaagtagatcgtaatttagtttaaaatatttaaataattaaattttaaaaaaaccattaagcaacatgcttttttaaataaatcccaaacagcgaatacaagtattatagttgtgttaacatgatgatttacatttgtttaaatgaattacgtcaaatacttgcaaaaaaaatgcaaccactcgcagacagggaatttaaacaaagtgtttcaattgccctgcaatagggtcatcgttacatttaaaattatttaagaatgcagggaaaaattaaatgacattaaattgtagaaaaatgaattgcaaatcatctgaaactaatttgaTTACTAAATcttagcgttttaggggttaaaacaaaaaaattgaaaacgcaaatttaacagacggagaacaaaaaacagttttttcgagatatcttaaaaagttttgaatacaaaaactcgtaaatttttctaaacttgtaaatctcctcattctattaaccctaattttttcaagaaaattcctcttatacggtgagagaaacaatttttgtttcaattgccctgtgtctcaattgcccccactctcctctagtGTTTTAgtggttaaaacaaaaaaattgaaaacgcaaatttaacagacggagaacaaaaaacagttttttcaagatatcttaaaaagttttgaatacaaaaactcgtaaatttttctaaacttgtaaaccccctcattctattaaccctaattttttcaagaaaattcctcttatacggcttgagaaacaatttttgtttcaattgccctgtgtctcaattgcccccactctcctctaccactgttcaccataagtcatatctagcaaaaattcgacttacaattccctgacattttgacaggccatgtactctatacatatgcatgtataatgcctatgccgacatgccccatgttgcaatgtatcaacttgccccaacccggggtttattcaaaaaaaaatttttattactcctttataattgattaaaacaaatccattgttacagttcgatagaggacacaattttctataaaactaatattttttaaaaatgatatgcataccaagaaaagataaaattgatgaataccaagcacgcaactattgtggatttgacgcaaaaaaattcgttattttctatttcctaaactatttgggataaatttataaaactttgcacaaatgtgggcacgataaacatctttgactatgaattatttcaataaaacctctttcacacaattcgtctaaattaagaattgcaaacttgtcctcctgccaactagccccactctcccctatacAATAACAAAACCATTGTAAGCATTCAAAAGGAATTTTTAAACCTtacatccattttttttttaaatattaagcGATATCGAGTGTTGTCTTAAATATTACTAACACGATCACAGGATAACGATATTGCCCTACTGGCCTTAGCTACCCAATCAAAAACGTCAGACTAGTCAAACTTCCATCAGCCTACACCACTAGCACGTATACTGGCCAGCAAGTCGTAATTGTCGGATGGGGAGACACTTCTGAAGGTGTCTCAAAAACTACCTTCCATTTCCGTGTCAATAAAGCTGCTGATTAAAGtacgtttgtttttatttcaaaggTGGTAGCAATTCCAATGATTTGCTCAAGGCTACCGTCACTGTTTTGACGAACGAAGCTTGCAATCTGCAATACAACAAGATAAACAACACAATTACTAACAACATGGTTTGCGCTGCAGCTCCCGGTAAAGATACTTGCCAGGTTAGTCTCTTCTTCGGTTATTGtgccgtattttttttttttttaacatcaaGCAATGTTTAATCTCTATCGATAGGGTGACAGTGGTGGTCCCATGCTGGTTGAAGGTGTTCAAATAGGCATCACCAACTTTGGTGAGGGATGTGCTGATCCTAGATTTGCAGGCGTGTACACCAGAGTTACTCGCTACATTAACTGGATCACAATTTCATATACGATTTGAACCGCCTATGGTCTATGCTGAAGCTTGTCtgcaaaaaagaaaccaaacatCGATCAACAATGTTTTATCAGTTTTTACTCTTTCCTGGGTGTTGGCGTTCAGTTACGTATGACCATGGCAAAATGCAAGCATTTGGGTGTAAAGGTGACGGGACATCAAGTAAAATTCTTCTCAATATGATGTTATAATAAACTTGttgaagcaaagaaaaacaatgtaAATTACTGCAAAATGTgcataaagagaaaaagatcGGCCGTTTTAACCATTTTGGTATCACTACCCAATGCCCTAGGAACCTCTAAGGCCAATtcttttgaaaaggaaaagtttCCAAGATGATATTCGCTATATTTTGTTGGGTAGAGAGAATAACGAATAAGAAGGACATTTCTAGCCTAGCCTActgttatatatataattttttttgtctattgATATATTCTATTTGGGTAAAAAGGTTATAAAATGCTCCTTGCCAAGTTCGACAGTTGCCTGTCAAAACAAACTTATTTAAGCCATCTACTATTCGCTTTCACTTTAGGTAAATATTCTTACGGGCTATATTATGTTgttacaatttgttttttttttttttcgccgtatttttattgaaaatgtCACCTATCCCCCACGCTTACCTGTGTCATTGCGCGTAGTCTGCATGCGGAAATGAGTCATGGaacgaaaaattcaaaaaagaatggCGTTCGCATTTTTTTCCTGGATGCAAAATGGTTTTCTTACCCATCCTTATCTAATTGTCTCAGTCTCAAACGGAAGCTTTTCTGTTTTCAAATCGCCCCAACAAATTACAATGTATATGGCGCAAGGAGAGTATACTAGATATTTATTTTACTCCGTCATTTGTATGCTTATGGTGTGTGACTGTGTGTGAGCCGAGTGTGTGATGCAAATAATCTAAATGTTTAATCCCTGGAGTTAAGGTTGatttaattcatttcaaaCCTTCTCTAATTATCAAATGTAGCCTccgtggcctaatggataaggcaccggcctcctaagccggggattgcgagttcgagtctcgccAGAGGTAACTTGTTGGGATGTTGCAAGATATGTATAATTGCGCAGTCTAGTCGTTTATGTTTGGCAATGCTTTCTATAGAAGATTGTGATGCCAGGCCTAATAGCAAGTTATACGATTTTCCTCGTCACTCTACTAGCCTACTTGATAGAGTCTTTTCGCTTTCAAttgagagagaaaacaaaaaccacaAGCGCTGAAATAAAGTCCGTGTGTTGATTACAGAGAAAAATGTTGACAAACCCAAACTTTATCAGGATTTTTAGTTAAGGACAAAATCTATCTGTAAACGAAGTCTGCTCACTGTTGCGCATAGGTCATAACATCCTATACATTCGCTGCCATCATCAGAGGACTCGCGTTGATCCTCATCTGGACGagaacacacacacgaaagaTGACGATAAGCCCTTTAAACGAACAGAAATGCAATACCGTCGACTCCCCCAATGCATGCAAATTGGGGCCGTGAAGAGGATCATTGCGAGGCTCATTGATTTCTGTTTATGGCCGTGGATTGTCCAAACTTCTGCAGCAATAATAAATAGCTTTCTCCTACAGGATTATCGGCCAGTTCTTTGGATTGATATACATGCAGGAATAAAACGTCATTAACTCATGATGCAGCACTTTCAATTTCAGCAAATGGAGTCTATGGAAAAACTTGAATTCACCAATAATATATAATCATAGAATGCCAGCAACGATTACCAGACAATTGCCCACTTCAAGTGTTCTACTGGAAAGTTTCAAATGTTCGTAAAAACCATATACAAGAAAGGTTGTTGTTCCATTTATTACCCTTCAGTCTGTGCAGCCTTTTCCAAGgcggtaaaaataaaaaatttcaattctgCCCTGAAAAAGGTGGTGGATCACCGGAAACGCAATCGTCAATCTAATACCAATAGCTAATAGATTCAGGAACATGATGACGGCAAAAATAACCAAAtgttcaaatgaaaaaaaaaaacaaaaaaactatcgTCTGTGAAAAATTACTCTGTATGCACACAAATCCAACACTTGGCAACAAGAAGCAAGGCTAATAGTATTCCTATAATAATTGATTGTGATTTTATGATTGTGACTTATTGATGTAGGCCATGAAGTTTGATTCACTCCATCCGTTGTTATTGCCCACGACAACAAAAAACTAGGTTGGCAAGGCTGATGATAGAAAGTGAAAGGTAATAAGTAAATGGTGATGAAATACCTTTGGTGGGCTAAGGAAAATCAAGGAACGCCGTTGGTCctcttttcagtttttatcgttttccaattttgtgttTAAATGGAAATGTCActttttttgtggaatttaAATAAGTAGCTAGTCATGTCAATTAAAACACTGATATCAGTGGGATATTACATACCTGCACTGCCCGTGAATGTTACGCGTGTCACGGAAATAGCCATTTCCGTCcgggaaagcaaaaataaacaagtcaATGTGCAACAAGTTTAATTTTCAGCTGCGGTCTTTGGAATTTCCGTGCCATAAACTGTCAAAAGACGTAGAAGGAGAGGATGGCTGAAGGTTAGTGGTCACAAAACGTGAAGAACTAACATCTTTTTTTCGCTCGCATGGATAGCTATTTCTTCTCTCCCCTTTGTTCGCAACACCCCTTTTGTTCCTTGAAGGTTACACTGGGGTAGCATTGATAACGCCATAATTCTAGACGATGATGAGTTTTGCACGAGCAGCTTACACAATCAATTTTCTATACGCTTTCGAAGgtcatttaatttttgccCGATATAAAAAGGCCATTGCAAACCTATTGCTCTTCAGTTGCAAATCGTGCAGTTGCAAATACCAATCCCTAACGGAATCTTCAATAAGAATGCCTTTATTCTCCAATGTTATGGTTTGTTCGATTCTATTTTACAAGAAGATAGCCTTCATTTAggttttcaattcaaattgtTTCCGTTTTACAGTGGGCCTCGTTGCTGGTTGTTGTCTTGGTTTTCTCAACATCGGACGCACACAAAAAGGTTAATGATAGTCTATACTCAATCAAGCTGAACTGGTTTcgataaaatttcaaaaattaaatcttaTAATCTATTTGTTGATGATAGGAAGAGGAGGCAGTGGTAATGGTGGAGGCTATGGTGTTTACGGTAAGTGTTGCTCCTCAAGGAAAACAGCCACTCACGGCTGCGAAATTGTATAtatctttttgtttatgtcatagatttttatcatttttagGTGGCCAACAAAGTCTAGGCTACGGTGGTGGTCATACATTACTACCGATGAATTCGGGACACGGTGGCCATTCATCGCAGAAAGAATACGGTGGCCCCATTTCTCCGATGATAGGAGGACACCACAGTAGTCAAGCAGCACCCGTGAGCAGAGAGTATGGAGGTCAGATTGCGCCAATACGTGGAGGGTACGGTGGTCACGCATCACCCATGGGTGTAGGAGATACCAGTAGTCACGCTTCTCCCGTTAGTGGTGGGTATGGTGGACATGGTTCACCAGCCGGTGGAGGATACGGAGGGTACGGCAGTAGTCAAGCGGTCCGTCGGCCTAAGAGTGGAGGCTACAATAAAAATCACGCTGCATCTGTGAGCGGAGGATATGGTGGTTATGCTGCGCCAATGAACGGAGGATTCGGGGGTCATTCAGCGCCAGCAAGAAAAGGACATGGTGGTCACGCAGCTCAAATAAACACAGGATACGGTGGCCATGCAGTGCCAACCAGTGGAGGATATGAAGGTCATGTAGCTCCTATGAACGGAGGATACGGAAGTCACGCAGCATCGGT
Proteins encoded in this region:
- the LOC123471180 gene encoding glycine-rich cell wall structural protein 1.8-like, whose protein sequence is MPLFSNVMWASLLVVVLVFSTSDAHKKGRGGSGNGGGYGVYGGQQSLGYGGGHTLLPMNSGHGGHSSQKEYGGPISPMIGGHHSSQAAPVSREYGGQIAPIRGGYGGHASPMGVGDTSSHASPVSGGYGGHGSPAGGGYGGYGSSQAVRRPKSGGYNKNHAASVSGGYGGYAAPMNGGFGGHSAPARKGHGGHAAQINTGYGGHAVPTSGGYEGHVAPMNGGYGSHAASVGKGYVGHGSQISGGYGGHSAPTSGGYGSHAAGKGYGR